The Amaranthus tricolor cultivar Red isolate AtriRed21 chromosome 6, ASM2621246v1, whole genome shotgun sequence genome has a segment encoding these proteins:
- the LOC130814581 gene encoding EG45-like domain containing protein — protein sequence MEIKTLIFVSFLLTFAATVANANVGLAVYHTHNTPSACFGSRDDGPYITGVSAALWNRRGACGRAYRVTCIGAANLAPHPCKQGTSVVVKVTDFCASCAGDLNLSQEAFNSIADLRAGKIRVQYDPL from the exons atgGAAATTAAAACACTTATATTTGTGAGTTTTTTGCTTACCTTCGCAGCAACAGTTGCCAATGCTAACGTGGGACTTGCTGTGTATCATACTCATAATACTC CGTCGGCTTGCTTTGGGAGCCGCGACGACGGACCATATATAACGGGGGTGAGTGCTGCATTGTGGAACAGAAGAGGAGCTTGTGGAAGGGCTTACAGGGTGACTTGCATAGGAGCAGCTAATTTGGCACCTCACCCCTGCAAACAAGGTACCAGCGTTGTCGTTAAAGTTACTGACTTCTGCGCTAGTTGTGCAGGTGATCTTAACCTTTCTCAAGAAGCTTTCAATTCCATTGCTGATCTTAGAGCTGGCAAAATTCGTGTTCAATACGATCC ATTATAA
- the LOC130814580 gene encoding VIN3-like protein 1 produces MKDRMIEQQLKACNKNMKNPESRKTAFSSYSTTSRKQSRKGENPNRFTPITEKSPDFGCSSTWICKNSACRAVLSIDDAFCRRCSCCICHRFDDNKDPSLWLVCESESGQDDSCGLSCHIECAFQKDKLGVVNLGQYMHLDGSYCCASCGKVSGILGCWKKQLAVAKDARRVDVLCYRIFLSYRLLDGTSMFKELHEIVAEAKTKLEAEVGPMNGDSVKMARGIVSRLAIAADVQKLCSHAIDKANEWLANVSSMSANGKVDSLPAACRFLFEEVTSSSLVIVLIDIPTPLTGSIVGYKLWYCKSQQEEFSEEPLSNFPREKRRISVTHLQPCTEYTFRIISYSEDGDLGHSEAKCYTKSVEILSKNSVTKLFKKENPSLEGYSSNEKEHPNLNFAGSSSGFKVRDLGKILHLTWVQEQGRLEGFSSADVEQSLATKSEGFPKDRELPPPVYRELDLNVVSVPDLNEDLTPPLESSRDEDNGCTLERAAGADDDAASHGIEKNELGVSGPSDDSQAWVPIRNEDVAAVDSLVENCRKRASSANEEAHDCDSTLINGSPFRASNEPGSLDRHFEFCVKYIRLLECNGYITPEFRLKLLTWFSLRSTVQERRVVYTFIETLGNDHKSLAGQLVDSFGDLISRKRPRNSFTSQPS; encoded by the exons ATGAAAGACAGAATGATTGAGCAACAGCTGAAAGCATGCAACAAAAATATGAAGAATCCGGAGAGCAGAAAAACTGCTTTTAGTTCATATAGTACTACTAGTAGGAAGCAAAGCAGGAAGGGAGAAAATCCAAATCGGTTCACGCCAATAACTGAAAAATCTCCTGATTTTGGATGTTCTAGTACTTGGATTTGTAAAAATTCTGCATGTAGAGCTGTTCTGTCCATTGATGACGCATTCTGTCGAAGGTGCTCTTGCTGTATATGTCACCGATTTGATGATAATAAGGACCCAAGCCTTTGGTTGGTTTGTGAATCTGAGTCTGGGCAGGATGATTCTTGTGGATTATCATGCCACATTGAGTGTGCTTTTCAAAAAGATAAGCTGGGAGTTGTGAACCTTGGTCAGTACATGCATTTGGATGGGAGTTACTGTTGTGCTTCTTGTGGAAAAGTATCTGGGATACTTGG ATGTTGGAAAAAGCAATTGGCTGTTGCAAAGGATGCTCGACGTGTCGATGTGCTTTGTTATAGAATTTTTTTGAGTTACAGGCTTCTTGATGGCACATCTATGTTTAAGGAACTCCATGAGATTGTTGCAGAGGCAAAAACAAAGCTGGAAGCTGAGGTAGGTCCCATGAATGGCGACTCTGTCAAGATGGCTAGAGGCATTGTAAGTAGGCTTGCTATTGCTGCGGATGTACAGAAACTTTGTTCTCATGCTATTGATAAAGCTAATGAATGGCTCGCCAATGTTTCCAGTATGAGTGCAAACGGCAAAG TGGATTCACTTCCTGCTGCATGCAGGTTCCTGTTTGAAGAAGTTACTTCTTCTTCCCTTGTAATAGTTTTGATTGATATCCCCACACCATTAACTGGTTCAATCGTCGGCTACAAACTGTGGTACTGCAAAAGCCAACAGGAGGAGTTTTCGGAAGAGCCTTTATCCAACTTTCCTAGAGAGAAAAGGAGGATTTCTGTAACACACCTCCAGCCTTGCACCGAGTACACATTTAGAATAATTTCCTACTCGGAAGATGGGGATCTAGGCCACTCTGAAGCTAAGTGCTATACCAAGAGTGTTGAGATCCTTAGCAAAAATTCCGTCACAAAATTGTTTAAGAAGGAAAATCCTTCTCTAGAGGGTTACTCCTCAAATGAAAAGGAGCATCCAAACTTGAATTTTGCTGGCTCGTCGTCTGGGTTTAAAGTCCGGGACCTTGGGAAGATATTGCACCTTACTTGGGTACAAGAACAGGGCCGCCTTGAAGGCTTCTCTAGTGCTGATGTGGAACAGTCCTTAGCAACCAAATCTGAGGGATTCCCAAAAGATCGAGAGTTACCTCCACCTGTTTATCGTGAGCTCGACCTAAACGTTGTTTCAGTTCCTGATTTAAACGAAGACCTTACTCCACCTCTCGAGTCTTCTAGGGATGAAGACAATGGATGCACATTGGAGCGCGCTGCTGGGGCTGATGATGATGCTGCTTCTCATGGTATTGAGAAGAATGAGCTTGGGGTTAGTGGGCCAAGTGATGATTCTCAGGCTTGGGTCCCCATTCGTAATGAAGACGTGGCTGCTGTGGATTCCTTGGTGGAGAACTGTCGGAAGAGGGCTTCAAGTGCAAATGAAGAAGCCCATGATTGTGACAGTACACTAATAAATGGATCACCATTTCGGGCGTCTAATGAGCCTGGTTCTCTTGATCGTCACTTTGAGTTTTGTGTTAAGTACATCCGACTTCTGGAGTGTAACGGTTATATAACCCCGGAATTTAGATTGAAATTATTGACATGGTTTAGCTTAAGATCTACTGTACAAGAGCGTCGGGTAGTTTACACCTTCATTGAGACTCTTGGGAATGATCATAAGAGCTTAGCAGGGCAGCTGGTCGACTCTTTTGGAGATCTAATATCCAGAAAGCGGCCCAGGAATAGCTTCACTA GCCAGCCTTCGTAA